In a genomic window of Panthera tigris isolate Pti1 chromosome D4, P.tigris_Pti1_mat1.1, whole genome shotgun sequence:
- the LOC102961049 gene encoding protein CutA homolog — protein sequence MDRLGSRCPLPGYLRPSVLICLLILAASFLSYPVLRTLSLQLHSAITGSYVSGTYSIVFVNCPNEQIARDIARAILDKKLAASVNILPKASSLYFWNGEIEEATEIRLLIKTKTSKVRMLFSYIRLVHPFEIPEVFSLPMDQGDARYLKWLEEGTGED from the exons ATGGACAGGCTGGGCTCCCGGTGTCCTCTGCCAGGCTACCTGCGGCCCTCTGTCCTTATATGCCTCCTG ATCCTGGCAGCTTCTTTCCTGTCCTATCCAGTGCTCAGGACCCTTAGCCTGCAGCTCCATTCAGCTATCACCGGCAGCTACGTATCCGGCACTTACTCCATCGTCTTTGTCAACTGTCCCAACGAGCAGATTGCCAGAGATATTGCCAG GGCTATACTGGATAAGAAGCTGGCTGCCTCTGTGAACATCCTGCCCAAGGCATCCTCACT GTACTTTTGGAATGGAGAAATAGAAGAAGCCACTGAAATCCGGTTG ctAATAAAGACAAAGACTTCCAAGGTCCGCATGCTGTTCAGCTATATCAG GTTGGTGCATCCTTTTGAAATCCCAGAGGTCTTCAGTCTTCCCATGGACCAAGGAGATGCGCGCTATCTAAAGTGGCTGGAGGAGGGCACGGGGGAGGACTGA